The genomic stretch tactcctcctcctgcacACATGCTGAGGACAGATCCAGGTCCAGCATCCTCTGCTCTGCCTCGCTGAGCCTGTACGAAGagccaccgctgctgctgtagTCTCCAGACATCGGCAACGAGCGGCAGCGATTTTTTCTCTGCTCCGACGTTGACACGCTGAACGTGGAGCTGCGCTGGCGGCCCTTAACCCCAGAGCAGGACTGAGCCTCCTTTAATTTCCGAGCCAGGATGTTCCTCTGGATAGGTGAGGGGCCACGGCGGTTCCAGTTCTGCTCTGCCCGCTCTATGCTCAGCTGATTCACTCCATGAGAATTAGCAGACCCGGTGGCTGGACCCCCAATCCTTGAGACCGGCTCCCCACTCTTTTGCCTTTCCATAGTGCCATTATAGTCTGCTTTGGTATGTTTCTCAGATGCTGGGTTGTTATTTGTGTTGGTCCCTGTGTGTTTGACTTCATTACTGAGAGTGGGAGCTGCTGTTTCTATCCAGGGCTTCCTCTGGTCGTTCCTCTGGGGTCTGGATTTATTCCACTCTGAGGCTCCATGTTCTGGAATAGGGTAAGAGCGGTACGGCTGTCTCTCCCATCCTCCTTTAGTCCAGCAACTTCCTTCAGGAAGAGTCCGAGATCCCACCTGAAAAGTAATTTGTGTTGACCAAAGACTGCATTAGTATGATCTACATCACATATATCAAATACAACTAAATAAagataagaaataaaaaaggatTGGTGACCTGGGTCATGCTCCTTTCTCTGAACTGCCTGGACTGTGCAGAGGATGGCAGCTGGAATTTGGTGTCATTAAAACTGGAAGTCCGCCGGAAATTTGGATTCTTGTGAAACGACTTTCCGCTTGCTGCCTCTCCTCCTCTATGACCCGCTAACCCACTCCTCTCTACCATTTCCACCCAGTCAGCAGTGCGGTCACGCCATTTTGAACTGCCCCCAGTCGCATGAGCAGAGACAGGTGGACCTAAGATTAGTTCCACTCTTGGACTCAGTCTATCTGGCGTGACCCTAGAATTTAGTGTCGGCAGCTCAGAAATAGGCGTCGCGATACAAAAATGGTTGTGGTTAGCATCATCGTGCAGGTTTAAAGGGAGGCCAGAATGAGCAAATCCACTTGGTGTATTAATAGGAGAGCTGGTGGGTGAAGCTGATGTCTCAACCATGGTGTCATGGACTGGACTTGAGGAGACATGATACAGCTGTGTGGCTTCTTTTAAGcccttcttcttcatctctttcAGCTGCTGCTGAGCCAACCGATACCTAGACAggcaaaaatatattattttcaaaGACTGGGTGGGAACAGAATAAGTTTGGCAGTAATGTCCTGTGCATTatggaagtaaaaaaaaattcaaacatacCCAAATATAGATGGCAACACCTTCTGACCAGTGGGAGACAGCCTCTCTGGGTCCTGTGAGAGTGGTATCACCAGTGAGAGAGGCTGATTTTCCAGGGAAGGCCTGTCTTTCTGTGTGACACCCACACCCCCTGAGGGGCCATGACCGTCACATAGGCTGGGTCTTTGGAGGCTGTGTCCACAGATGGAGGCCTCATCTGAGAGCTTGCGCCCCCCAGGAGAATGCATGGAGCTTCTGCGGACAGAGCTGCACTGAGGAGTCTGGCAAAACTTTCTCCACACGGTCACGACAACAGTTGCCATAATCACAGCCAGGCAAAGGGAGATACCGACCACCACGACCATGTTACCACCCAGGGGTGTAACACCATCAGTTgcaggagggagggatggagaagGAGAGGGTGACACTGGGGAACGAAAAGAGACAATTAGTCGTCAAACAGACAGATTTCTGAAGGTTGGGTGCAAAAATTAAGAGGATGGATGTAGGATACTGAACTAACCGACACAGTTCTCCAGTGAGCAGAGGGACTGTTCCTTCACCATGCCGGTGCACTGCAGCCCTCGCACACCAGAGGGCAGTAAACACTCGCGCACTCGTTCCCTCACCCCCTCTCCACAGCTCACACTGCACACACTCCACGGTTGCCAGGGCCCCCATGACTCTGCAGATTTCAGACAAAATGTTAGATTGCagataaatttgttttttatattcttTAATTCTGTGTTACTAAGTTACCCAATTATTGCATGCCAACAGGCCCACAATGCTCATCAGTATTATCAAGAAAGACTAAGGTTTTTACTATGCCGGTTTCATGCAATGCTGGGGTCACTTTGAGGTAATAAAACGCAAGTGGCCGTATAGCAAATTACTACTATACAGAGCTGAAAAAGGCTCAACCATAACATATGATTCAGAATAGAATAAATCCTTATAATAGATAAGACACGGACACAAATACAAAGCATCTTTCCCTGTTGAAAATGAGAGAATTTACTAATGTCTGATGACTGACTCAGTTCTGTATCTGTATGTTGACactaatttcattgttttatatgatattgttcagttccatgGTTTCAGAACATATTATAAGATTTCAGTGCAGTAACTCTATATCTGACAAATATAGTCAGATAATGTGTGATGTCATCTTGTTAAGACATCTCAACTTCACTGTCAAAAGGCAAGGGAAAAAATTACTATTTAAACCTTGAATGCCCTTATAATTACAGATGTGGTCTTTATTTCCCCCTGTTAAAGTTTGAGTCTTATGTGTTAGAATGCAACATCAATATAACTGAAATAAATTTATATGTAGAGCTATAAACATCATAAAGCTATCCCCTTTTTCCAGTCTGCATTGTTTGGTCTTGAGAAACCAAACAGGTAGGATAGGTAACTTGGTTTACTATAACTATAGTGTAAATTAACTGAAATAGTTTGAAATATCAATTTACTGCATCTGTTCGCACATAACAgttagaatgtttttttttttaaataaatcagttaTCAATAGATAGTCATAAATGTAAACTACAAATTAagtcaaatgaaagaaaataaaaaacataattattattatttttttattactaaaTTCTTCAACTAGAAACAGAGTTGTATCCACCATTGGAATTTTAGAAAATTATCTAGGAAAATCTGCACAAATAAACTAAAGTGATGCTTTCACTCCACTCAAAACTCAAATCGCTGCACCTTTGATCCATTCACTACTGAATGACAAGCAGAAGTGCATTGTTAATGTATTCCTGGCAGCTGCCAAATGTGAATGTTACTACCTATTAAATCTCACCTGCACTCCTGTAAACCAGCAGACAAGTCTGCGCTGGACTGGGGGAGCGACTGAAGTTGAAAACAAAGCGAAAGCAGTACTTGTTTCTTCCTGGGTAAAACAGGGAGCAGTTGAATTCTGTCTCGTTCTCTCCCTGAGTCAGCCAGTTATAAGCcagtggaggagaagaaggttCCTCTGATCCAAACCCCATCATTGCAGGGGAAACAGCAAGGCCTCTTCCAACGCTGGCCTCATTATACAGCAACACTTTCCCATTGATGCTAGCACATGGGGGAGCTATCATTTTAACAGTCATAGTCCCTTCACATCCGCTCTTGTAAGCATTGGCATTTTCCACCAGCAGTTTATAGGTGAATATACGGGACAGGTAGAGAGGTCCGGAGCTCTTCACTTCCTGCAAAGTGTGAGGGGACCTTAAAGCCACTTTTATGAAGTCTTTCTCTGTGAATGGGAAGGCACAGGACAGCTTGACACTCTGGGAACGGAGAGGTTTGATTGGGTGTCGTGTTCGGGCTCTGACCTTGTCGATGCTATTTCGCCCTATCTGGT from Amphiprion ocellaris isolate individual 3 ecotype Okinawa chromosome 14, ASM2253959v1, whole genome shotgun sequence encodes the following:
- the LOC111566179 gene encoding thrombospondin type-1 domain-containing protein 1, yielding MPQAVSLLPFFLVLMGYALAGLSIWPSFHVALSNSSVFVDFSVKSNNGTIRNMSLSLVNTETNTTLLTRTLPSNQLASRVEFDCSCFLYAGTFRFLLRQTSIIAVSCANGTGSSSTESTTWWWSSELRVQWPTFHIAVERAGNHSGSFQVWISTNDYFQPCSNGIDSALYLEVSYMEYNQIGRNSIDKVRARTRHPIKPLRSQSVKLSCAFPFTEKDFIKVALRSPHTLQEVKSSGPLYLSRIFTYKLLVENANAYKSGCEGTMTVKMIAPPCASINGKVLLYNEASVGRGLAVSPAMMGFGSEEPSSPPLAYNWLTQGENETEFNCSLFYPGRNKYCFRFVFNFSRSPSPAQTCLLVYRSAESWGPWQPWSVCSVSCGEGVRERVRECLLPSGVRGLQCTGMVKEQSLCSLENCVVSPSPSPSLPPATDGVTPLGGNMVVVVGISLCLAVIMATVVVTVWRKFCQTPQCSSVRRSSMHSPGGRKLSDEASICGHSLQRPSLCDGHGPSGGVGVTQKDRPSLENQPLSLVIPLSQDPERLSPTGQKVLPSIFGYRLAQQQLKEMKKKGLKEATQLYHVSSSPVHDTMVETSASPTSSPINTPSGFAHSGLPLNLHDDANHNHFCIATPISELPTLNSRVTPDRLSPRVELILGPPVSAHATGGSSKWRDRTADWVEMVERSGLAGHRGGEAASGKSFHKNPNFRRTSSFNDTKFQLPSSAQSRQFRERSMTQVGSRTLPEGSCWTKGGWERQPYRSYPIPEHGASEWNKSRPQRNDQRKPWIETAAPTLSNEVKHTGTNTNNNPASEKHTKADYNGTMERQKSGEPVSRIGGPATGSANSHGVNQLSIERAEQNWNRRGPSPIQRNILARKLKEAQSCSGVKGRQRSSTFSVSTSEQRKNRCRSLPMSGDYSSSGGSSYRLSEAEQRMLDLDLSSACVQEEE